Sequence from the Miscanthus floridulus cultivar M001 chromosome 16, ASM1932011v1, whole genome shotgun sequence genome:
AGTTTTCAGGGTTAATATATGTTCTCAGATTCATTTACCCGAATCTGGAACCTGTCTTGATGCCTGATAACACTTGATCAATTGCATCCGTTCTACCCTCAGATTATATTCATAAGATGAGACAAAGCAGCTTGCAGAGTTTTAACAGCGGTTGAGCTGTTTGGCttgaacaaaatttcataacactCTCGACTGGATGTAATTATGTATTTACATACTGTACTTTACAAAGACTTGAAAATGTAAAAGCTACATGATAGACACAAAACATCCAGAACTCTGCCTCTTTACAAATCCCTCTATGAACCTACTATATTACCTACACCTACAAAAGGGGAAAAAATACTCTAGCATATAATCCACTCACTCAAACTGGTTTTACAGAAGGAGCAGGCTTCCCCTTCACTGCCACTTTGACACCATTGTTGTCCATGCTCCGACTGCTTGGCCTCTTCTGTAGGTGATGGTTACCTCCTTCCTTGGCGTCCTGGAGCTGTTCTAAGGCCGTTACCAACTCATCCATGCTGGGCCTGTGCCTGGACTCCACTGAGAGGCATTGCAGGGCAAGTGCTGCAACCTTCTGCGCCCTAGCAAGGGAGTACTGCCCGCCCAGCCGGGGATCCAGGATGCGAAATATGTGCCTCTTACTTCTCAGGTATGGCCCAGCCCACTCTACAAGGTTGTGCTCCCCGTTCGGGCGGTTCTTGTCCAGTGCTCGGCGTCCTGACAACATTTCTAGGAGTACTACTCCAAAGCTGTACACGTCACTCTTGGTGGTCAGATGACCTTAACAAGGAACAATGACATTTGTCAGTAGGTTCAGTAATTAGATTCAAAATGACTCTTAAGACTGGCAGCAGTATGACCATGAATATAGTGTGAATGAGACATAATTTTTTTTGCTACAATCCAATCATGCATGTTTCGGACAGATTTGGTTAAATTTTAGCAATATAATTCCAATCATTTGAGTGCAATTCATGGCTCATGATGCTAGTTGCATATGATGATCTGGAATCTAGAACCACCGCAATACCTGTTGCAAGGTATTCTGGAGCTGCATACCCATGAGTCCCCATCACCCTGGTGGAGACATGGCTCTTGTCACCAGTTGGACCATCCTTGGCCAGCCCGAAATCAGAGAGCTTTGCATTGAAGTTCTGCAGAATATTTGTCGCTATGAGCTCAACCAAACCAACAGAGCTATTCTGTTTGTACAAGGATACGACTACTGAATATTACATACCGCATCTAGAAGGACATTAGAGGTCTTGAAATCACGGTAGATGACTTTAGCTTCATCGCTATGGAGATATGCAAGACCTTTAGCTGCTCCAAGGGCAATTTTCATTCGTAGGTTCCAGGGCAGTGGCTGGAAATAGGAGCTCCCTGCATAATAACGAAACATTTTATTACCATTCCTTCAAATGTGAGAAAGAGCAGTAAGTAGCAGCAAAAAGGAAGGGCAGATGCTTACTCCTAAATAGATGATTCTCCAAACTCCCGCGTGGCATGAACTCATAGACAAGGAGGCGCTGTTCGTCTTCGAGGCAGTAGCCAACGAGCTTTACAAGATAGGGGTGCAACAGCGTTCCAAGGTAATTCACTTCAGTCTGCACATCAAAGGAACTGCACGTTATACAAAACACAAAACTGGCACGAAACAGAAAGTGGCTTCTGCCCAACAAACAATAACTCCATGCAGATACTAACCAGCCACTCCTTGTGACCCTGGAAGCCTTCCTGGTTGAGCTTCTTGACGGCAATGACCATCCCTGTGCCCGGTCTAGTCGGGGCGAGCGTCTTCTCATCAATCCAGCCCTTGAAGACCGAGCCAAACCCACCCTCGCCCAGCACACTGTCTGGTCTGAAGTTCCTGGTGGCGGTCCTCAGCTCATTGAAGGTGAAGGCCTTGACGTTTGCCGACTCCAGAATCTCATCCTCGCTGCGGAGGGTTGGCAGCATCGACGCCGATGAGGCATGGCTGCTGCAGCCGCTCAAGGCTGCTGCCCCATTCCTGCTAGCGAACTTGGAAGTTGTCCCTGACGATCATCAAGAAAAACAAT
This genomic interval carries:
- the LOC136514194 gene encoding receptor-like cytoplasmic kinase 176, coding for MGNCWGAKISSYSPSRGAISPSGTTSKFASRNGAAALSGCSSHASSASMLPTLRSEDEILESANVKAFTFNELRTATRNFRPDSVLGEGGFGSVFKGWIDEKTLAPTRPGTGMVIAVKKLNQEGFQGHKEWLTEVNYLGTLLHPYLVKLVGYCLEDEQRLLVYEFMPRGSLENHLFRRSSYFQPLPWNLRMKIALGAAKGLAYLHSDEAKVIYRDFKTSNVLLDANFNAKLSDFGLAKDGPTGDKSHVSTRVMGTHGYAAPEYLATGHLTTKSDVYSFGVVLLEMLSGRRALDKNRPNGEHNLVEWAGPYLRSKRHIFRILDPRLGGQYSLARAQKVAALALQCLSVESRHRPSMDELVTALEQLQDAKEGGNHHLQKRPSSRSMDNNGVKVAVKGKPAPSVKPV